One genomic segment of Bradyrhizobium diazoefficiens includes these proteins:
- a CDS encoding ArsR/SmtB family transcription factor translates to MAKDSAQLAALGDPTRRQIFELVGARPRTVVEITRELTVSQSAVSQHLKVLRESHLVRAEPKGASNVYHIDPAGLGQMRAWLDRFWSRTLAAYKEAVEKPSEDEQ, encoded by the coding sequence ATGGCTAAGGACAGCGCGCAACTCGCCGCTCTGGGCGATCCGACTCGCAGGCAGATCTTCGAGCTGGTGGGCGCACGGCCTCGCACGGTCGTCGAGATCACGCGAGAACTCACCGTCTCCCAATCGGCGGTCTCACAGCATCTCAAGGTGCTGCGCGAATCCCACCTGGTTCGTGCCGAGCCGAAGGGGGCCAGCAACGTTTATCACATCGATCCGGCAGGGCTCGGCCAGATGCGCGCGTGGCTCGACCGGTTCTGGAGCCGCACGCTGGCAGCCTACAAGGAAGCCGTCGAAAAACCATCGGAGGACGAGCAATGA
- the arsC gene encoding arsenate reductase (glutaredoxin) (This arsenate reductase requires both glutathione and glutaredoxin to convert arsenate to arsenite, after which the efflux transporter formed by ArsA and ArsB can extrude the arsenite from the cell, providing resistance.) has product MSVTIYHNPDCGTSRNTLAMIRQSGVEPVVIEYLKMPPSRETLKQLIAAMEISVRALLREKGTPYKELGLDDPKWTDDELLDFMMAHPILINRPIVVTPKGTRLCRPSEAVVDLLDNPVGRFVKEDGEVVEAR; this is encoded by the coding sequence ATGAGTGTCACGATCTATCACAATCCGGATTGCGGAACTTCACGCAACACGCTTGCGATGATCCGCCAAAGTGGCGTCGAGCCTGTCGTCATCGAGTATCTCAAGATGCCGCCTTCTCGCGAGACGCTCAAGCAGCTGATCGCAGCGATGGAAATATCGGTCCGCGCGTTGCTGCGCGAGAAGGGAACGCCATACAAGGAGCTCGGGCTAGACGACCCCAAATGGACCGACGATGAGCTGCTCGACTTCATGATGGCGCATCCGATTCTCATCAACCGCCCGATCGTCGTGACCCCGAAGGGCACCCGCTTGTGCCGGCCCTCCGAAGCCGTCGTCGATCTCCTGGACAATCCCGTCGGCCGGTTCGTGAAGGAGGACGGCGAAGTGGTCGAGGCCCGGTAG
- a CDS encoding ArsR/SmtB family transcription factor, whose protein sequence is MKIDDAAARLEALGNPTRLKIYRALVRAGRPGMAVGRLQEKLKIPASTLSHHIKSLVSVGLVSQVRESTTLVCHANYDTMRGLVDFLAAECCADEVGCNGAKTAA, encoded by the coding sequence ATGAAGATCGACGACGCAGCAGCACGCCTCGAAGCGCTGGGCAATCCCACCCGGTTGAAAATCTATCGCGCCCTGGTCCGGGCCGGACGGCCGGGCATGGCAGTCGGCCGCTTGCAGGAAAAGCTGAAAATACCCGCATCGACGCTGTCCCATCACATCAAGTCTCTGGTTTCGGTCGGGCTCGTCAGTCAGGTCCGCGAATCCACGACGCTCGTCTGTCACGCCAATTACGACACGATGCGGGGCCTCGTTGATTTCCTCGCGGCGGAGTGCTGCGCGGACGAAGTCGGGTGCAACGGCGCCAAGACGGCGGCTTGA
- a CDS encoding copper uptake system-associated protein, translated as MGGRAFLRRKGGEWAVVLCSGDALKAADALTRAAVPLATASELEKALASAEARLDRKIRCRARCSISRWCRSAKAA; from the coding sequence ATGGGCGGTCGCGCGTTCCTGCGGCGCAAGGGCGGCGAATGGGCCGTCGTGCTCTGTAGCGGCGACGCCCTGAAAGCGGCTGACGCTTTGACGAGAGCCGCCGTTCCGCTAGCGACGGCGAGCGAACTCGAGAAGGCGCTCGCCAGCGCCGAAGCCAGGCTCGACCGGAAGATCCGGTGCCGAGCGCGATGCTCTATTTCCCGGTGGTGCAGGAGTGCGAAAGCAGCGTGA
- a CDS encoding aquaporin — protein sequence MDAFDLSRRAVAEALGTAVLVATVVGSGIMAETLTKDVALALLCNTLPTGAILVVLITVLGPISGAHFNPAVTLVFTGKRELPANEAALYIAAQIAGGVIGTMAAHLMFAHPLIDLSIKVRTGGAQWFAEAVAAFGLVATILAGIRFQRAAVPWLVGLYITAAYWFTASTSFANPAVAIARSLTNTFSGIRPLDLPGFILAELCGAVAGMLLMNWLLGRADVRGPVAIAEAKS from the coding sequence ATGGACGCGTTCGATCTCTCACGCCGCGCCGTAGCCGAGGCACTCGGCACAGCCGTCCTCGTCGCGACGGTCGTCGGTTCCGGCATCATGGCCGAGACGCTGACCAAGGATGTCGCACTCGCGCTCCTCTGCAACACCCTGCCGACCGGCGCCATTCTGGTGGTCCTGATCACGGTACTCGGTCCGATCTCCGGCGCGCATTTCAATCCGGCGGTGACGCTGGTCTTCACCGGCAAGCGCGAGTTGCCGGCGAATGAGGCCGCGCTTTACATCGCCGCGCAGATCGCCGGCGGCGTCATCGGAACGATGGCGGCGCATCTGATGTTCGCGCATCCCTTGATAGACCTGTCAATCAAGGTTCGGACCGGCGGAGCGCAATGGTTTGCGGAAGCGGTAGCCGCTTTCGGACTGGTCGCCACGATTCTTGCCGGCATCCGCTTCCAGCGCGCAGCCGTTCCCTGGCTGGTCGGTCTTTACATCACAGCGGCTTATTGGTTCACCGCATCGACGTCGTTTGCAAATCCGGCCGTCGCCATCGCGCGGTCGCTGACGAATACTTTTTCCGGCATTCGGCCGCTCGACCTTCCGGGGTTCATTCTCGCGGAGCTTTGCGGAGCCGTCGCCGGCATGCTGTTGATGAACTGGCTGCTGGGACGCGCCGATGTGCGCGGCCCCGTCGCCATCGCGGAGGCTAAATCATGA
- a CDS encoding DUF1214 domain-containing protein, with amino-acid sequence MRLILTTLTALLLATVVGVGATWMTTTRGTEIGALTIGPWTARPRTGTADVDPYSRATIVRNGELPIGTGDGVAFTATADDKKKALDGRCDVVVSGVTPPARFWTLTLYDRKGHLVANSLQRYGFTSQEIVRASDGSFEIHIASRSRAGNWLPTGGIERYALMLRLYDTPVGVATRTQRDAPMPTIRTVGCS; translated from the coding sequence GTGCGGCTGATCCTGACCACATTGACGGCGCTCCTTCTCGCGACAGTGGTCGGCGTCGGCGCGACCTGGATGACGACGACGCGCGGCACCGAGATCGGCGCGCTGACCATCGGCCCGTGGACCGCGCGCCCGCGCACCGGCACCGCCGACGTCGATCCCTATTCGCGCGCCACCATCGTGCGCAACGGCGAGCTGCCGATCGGTACCGGTGACGGCGTCGCCTTCACCGCGACCGCCGATGACAAGAAGAAGGCGCTCGACGGCCGCTGCGACGTCGTGGTCTCCGGCGTGACGCCGCCGGCGCGGTTCTGGACGCTGACGCTGTACGACCGCAAGGGCCACCTCGTCGCCAATTCGCTGCAGCGCTACGGCTTCACCAGCCAGGAGATCGTGCGCGCCTCCGACGGCTCGTTCGAGATCCATATCGCCTCGCGCTCGCGCGCCGGCAACTGGCTGCCGACCGGCGGCATCGAGCGCTACGCCCTGATGCTGCGCCTCTACGACACCCCGGTCGGGGTCGCCACCCGCACCCAGCGCGATGCGCCGATGCCCACAATCAGGACGGTGGGCTGCTCATGA
- a CDS encoding ArsR/SmtB family transcription factor, translating into METEEAVLALAALSQSTRLEAFRALVRHEPRGLAAGDLARQLEVPPNTLSAHLSILTRARLVTSERRSRSVVYRANLAEFRDIAVFLLRDCCGGRPEVCEPVVESLQACCSPKRRERSRA; encoded by the coding sequence ATGGAAACTGAAGAAGCCGTCCTCGCGCTCGCCGCCCTGTCCCAATCGACCCGCCTGGAAGCGTTCCGGGCGCTGGTGAGGCACGAGCCGCGCGGCCTTGCGGCCGGCGATCTCGCGCGTCAGTTGGAGGTCCCGCCGAACACGCTCTCGGCCCATCTGTCGATCCTGACGCGCGCGCGCCTCGTGACCTCCGAACGGCGCAGCCGTTCGGTCGTCTACCGCGCCAACCTCGCCGAATTCCGCGACATTGCGGTTTTCCTGCTGCGCGATTGCTGTGGTGGAAGACCCGAAGTCTGCGAACCTGTCGTGGAGAGCCTCCAGGCCTGTTGCTCTCCAAAACGAAGGGAGCGAAGCCGTGCCTGA
- a CDS encoding ATP-binding protein — MPKIKVHERALAHLSRGLYRSPASALRELVSNAWDANATTVEINTNYPNFFQLSVRDNGDGFSREEFERMMKGGIGNSTKRIDHRHLKFDRPLIGRLGIGMLGIAQICGSFEVRSQPKTGTGFRAKVHLYDGAKSKWDDANSGLLHDATSEVEGGESVPDKIIDIGTYDVWDLDETMSQGTRILTSDVTPTFTQAFQISLKLPNYKNVPLDWKRAVTKVLNSAASLQLLGDYWRLLWELAASCPVPYLAEDALPRGLVREKNEELTKHNFSLIVDGRNLFKPVFLKQNPGGYTVHRFERSTLRVYASHGDDVEAPKSIFRQTSSGRAASCRRCRRAPECAESTFRKRRYKS; from the coding sequence GTGCCAAAGATCAAAGTTCATGAGCGCGCCCTTGCGCATCTCAGTCGCGGCCTGTACCGGTCTCCCGCGAGTGCATTGCGTGAACTTGTCAGCAACGCGTGGGACGCCAATGCGACCACCGTCGAAATCAACACAAACTATCCAAACTTCTTTCAATTGTCTGTTCGAGACAATGGCGACGGATTTAGTCGCGAAGAATTCGAACGGATGATGAAGGGAGGTATTGGCAACAGCACCAAGCGCATCGATCACCGGCATCTTAAATTTGATCGCCCACTGATTGGTAGGCTGGGCATCGGCATGCTCGGCATAGCGCAAATCTGTGGCTCGTTCGAAGTTCGAAGCCAACCAAAAACGGGCACCGGCTTTCGCGCGAAGGTGCATCTTTACGATGGTGCGAAGTCTAAATGGGATGATGCGAACTCTGGCCTCCTGCATGACGCAACTTCGGAGGTGGAAGGCGGCGAAAGTGTGCCCGACAAGATAATCGATATCGGCACGTACGACGTTTGGGATCTGGACGAAACCATGTCCCAGGGCACTCGCATCTTGACTAGCGACGTCACGCCCACCTTCACGCAAGCATTCCAAATTTCGCTCAAACTACCTAATTACAAGAACGTACCACTGGATTGGAAACGCGCGGTAACCAAGGTCCTCAACTCGGCCGCGTCGCTCCAATTGCTCGGAGATTATTGGCGCCTGCTCTGGGAGTTGGCGGCTTCCTGTCCGGTCCCCTACCTAGCCGAGGATGCGCTGCCGCGTGGCTTGGTCCGGGAGAAAAATGAAGAACTCACCAAACATAACTTCTCCCTCATCGTTGACGGCCGCAATCTGTTCAAGCCGGTTTTCCTAAAACAGAACCCGGGTGGCTACACAGTTCATCGTTTCGAACGAAGCACTCTGCGCGTATATGCTTCACATGGTGATGACGTTGAGGCGCCAAAATCCATCTTTCGACAAACGAGCTCCGGGCGCGCAGCTTCCTGCCGCCGTTGTCGGAGAGCGCCTGAATGCGCTGAAAGTACTTTTCGAAAGCGACGTTATAAGAGTTGA
- a CDS encoding NAD(P)-binding domain-containing protein: MGGEKKVVAIVGAGPVGLAAAAHVLERGMSPLVLEAGPEAGHAVRQWQHVQLFSPWEYNIDKAAARLLAPTGWNSPDPQAYPTGGELLDRYLTPLATRTLLRDAIRTSSRVSAISRVGFDKAKTKGREQAPFEIRYQNGRGPEVLRADAVIDTSGTWFSPNPAGSNGLPAIGEAERADRVAYGMPDVRRADRFRYAGKTVAVLGAGHSAVGTLIDLASLGDEVAGTQAVWLLRGADPAKAFGGGRNDKLAARGELGSAFAALVTSGRIRVETEFGVTHLSEFEGRLKVSAGACCGVRSVVVDELIVSTGFRPDFSFLSELRLRLDPAIEAPVVLAPLIDPNEHSCGTVRPHGARELSHDEPGFYLAGMKSYGRAPTFLMMTGYEQVRSIAADIAGDKKAAARVELVLPETGVCTRGGVESAGPVSGCCGGPAKQEASACCAADEPAKKADASGCGCS, encoded by the coding sequence GTGGGCGGTGAAAAGAAGGTGGTTGCCATCGTCGGTGCAGGGCCCGTCGGCCTCGCTGCGGCCGCACATGTGCTTGAACGCGGGATGTCCCCTCTGGTGCTGGAGGCCGGTCCCGAAGCAGGCCATGCCGTCCGGCAGTGGCAGCACGTTCAGCTCTTCTCGCCATGGGAGTACAATATCGATAAGGCAGCGGCGCGACTGCTCGCGCCAACGGGTTGGAATTCACCGGACCCTCAGGCCTATCCGACCGGCGGGGAACTGCTCGACCGGTATCTGACGCCTCTTGCAACCAGAACGCTGCTGCGCGATGCGATCCGGACCTCCAGCCGCGTCTCGGCGATCAGCCGGGTCGGCTTCGACAAGGCTAAGACCAAGGGCAGAGAGCAGGCGCCTTTTGAAATCCGCTACCAGAACGGCAGGGGGCCTGAGGTCCTGCGCGCTGATGCCGTGATCGATACGTCAGGCACGTGGTTCTCTCCCAATCCGGCCGGCAGCAACGGCCTGCCGGCGATCGGCGAAGCGGAGCGCGCTGACCGCGTCGCCTATGGCATGCCCGACGTGCGGAGGGCTGATCGTTTCAGATATGCAGGAAAGACTGTTGCTGTGCTCGGCGCCGGCCATTCCGCGGTTGGCACGTTGATCGATCTCGCAAGCCTTGGCGATGAGGTGGCGGGAACGCAGGCCGTCTGGCTGTTGCGCGGCGCTGATCCGGCAAAAGCTTTCGGCGGGGGGCGCAACGACAAGCTTGCTGCACGCGGCGAGCTTGGGAGTGCCTTCGCGGCGCTCGTGACCTCCGGGAGGATCAGGGTTGAGACCGAATTTGGCGTCACGCATCTCTCCGAGTTCGAAGGCCGTCTGAAGGTTTCGGCCGGCGCCTGCTGCGGTGTCCGAAGCGTGGTCGTGGACGAACTGATTGTGTCGACGGGCTTCCGTCCCGACTTTTCGTTCCTGTCCGAGCTGCGCCTGCGGCTAGACCCAGCCATCGAGGCGCCGGTCGTGCTGGCGCCGCTCATCGATCCCAACGAGCACAGCTGCGGCACCGTGCGCCCGCATGGCGCACGCGAGCTGTCGCACGACGAGCCGGGCTTCTACTTGGCCGGTATGAAGTCGTACGGCCGCGCGCCGACCTTCCTGATGATGACGGGCTATGAACAGGTCCGCTCGATCGCAGCCGACATCGCCGGCGACAAGAAGGCCGCAGCGAGAGTCGAACTTGTGCTGCCGGAGACTGGCGTTTGCACGCGTGGTGGTGTCGAGTCCGCCGGGCCTGTATCGGGATGTTGCGGCGGGCCGGCGAAACAAGAGGCTTCGGCTTGCTGCGCCGCCGATGAACCAGCCAAGAAGGCCGACGCTTCGGGGTGCGGTTGTTCATGA
- a CDS encoding transglycosylase domain-containing protein, whose amino-acid sequence MVQNTPSNWKSRVRNFFLDLDARIDSSLFSSAKGIRELYERYSTFMDRFYVGRWKRWVFIEPLSEAATLGLGGLVLLLMLAIPAFRETADEDWLKKSDLAVTFLDRYGNPIGSRGIKHNDSIPLEDFPDVLIKATLATEDRRFYDHFGIDIAGTARALVTNAQAGGVRQGGSSITQQLAKNLFLSNERTIERKINEAFLAIWLEWRLTKNEILKLYLDRAYMGGGTFGVDGAAHFYFNKSARDVTLAEAAMLAGLFKAPTKYAPHINLPAARARANVVLDNLVDAGFMTEGQVFGARRNPAFAVDRRDEASPNYYLDYAFDEMRKLVDTFPKSYTERVFVVRLAIDTNVQKAAEDAIENQLRQFGRDYHATQAATVVADLDGGIRAMVGGRDYGASQFNRATDAYRQPGSSFKPYVYTTALLNGFTPNSVVVDGPVCIGNWCPQNYGHSYSGSVTLTQAITRSINVVPVKLSIEIGRREQPKAPNPAKIGRAKIVEVARRFGLKAPLPDTPSLPIGSDEVTVLEHAVAYATFPNRGKAVTPHAVLEVRTGAGDLVWRWDRDGPKPKQAIPPNIAADMAGMMSHVVSEGTARRAALDGIPTAGKTGTTNAYRDAWFVGYTGNFTCAVWYGNDDYSPTNRMTGGSLPAQTWHDIMVAAHQGVEVREIPGVGMGQKLPREQVANAQANAAPKVLETRPGPPPVLTKRGADILVRVEKLLDEAAKTANKSAADDSKPATPSSSTSALAFPQNYAEENANASAPRKN is encoded by the coding sequence GTGGTCCAGAACACACCATCCAATTGGAAGAGCCGAGTCCGGAATTTCTTTCTGGACCTCGACGCGCGCATCGACTCCTCGCTGTTCTCCTCGGCCAAGGGCATTCGCGAGCTCTATGAGCGCTACTCGACCTTCATGGACCGCTTCTATGTCGGGCGGTGGAAGCGCTGGGTCTTCATCGAGCCGCTGTCGGAGGCCGCGACGCTCGGGCTCGGCGGCCTCGTGCTGCTGCTCATGCTCGCCATCCCCGCCTTCCGCGAGACTGCGGACGAGGACTGGCTGAAGAAGTCCGACCTCGCGGTGACGTTCCTCGACCGCTACGGCAACCCGATCGGCAGCCGCGGCATCAAGCACAACGATTCGATCCCGCTGGAAGATTTTCCTGACGTGCTGATCAAGGCGACGCTCGCGACCGAAGACCGCCGTTTCTACGACCATTTCGGCATCGACATCGCCGGCACCGCCCGCGCGCTCGTCACCAACGCGCAGGCCGGCGGCGTCCGCCAGGGCGGCTCCTCGATCACCCAGCAGCTCGCGAAAAACCTGTTCCTGAGCAACGAGCGCACCATCGAGCGCAAGATCAACGAGGCCTTCCTCGCGATCTGGCTGGAATGGCGCCTGACCAAGAACGAGATCCTCAAGCTGTATCTGGACCGCGCCTATATGGGCGGCGGCACTTTTGGCGTGGACGGCGCAGCCCACTTCTACTTCAACAAGTCGGCGCGCGACGTGACGCTGGCGGAAGCCGCCATGCTCGCCGGCCTGTTCAAGGCGCCGACGAAGTACGCGCCGCATATCAACCTGCCCGCCGCGCGTGCCCGCGCCAACGTCGTGCTCGACAACCTCGTCGATGCCGGCTTCATGACCGAGGGCCAGGTGTTCGGCGCCCGCCGCAACCCGGCCTTCGCCGTCGACCGGCGCGACGAGGCCTCGCCGAACTACTATCTCGACTACGCCTTCGACGAGATGCGCAAGCTGGTCGACACCTTCCCGAAATCCTACACCGAGCGCGTGTTCGTCGTTCGGCTCGCGATCGATACCAACGTTCAGAAGGCCGCCGAAGACGCGATCGAGAACCAGCTGCGCCAGTTCGGCCGCGACTATCACGCGACGCAGGCCGCGACCGTCGTCGCCGATCTCGACGGCGGCATCCGCGCCATGGTCGGCGGCCGCGACTACGGCGCCAGCCAGTTCAACCGCGCCACCGATGCCTATCGCCAGCCCGGCTCGTCGTTCAAGCCTTACGTCTACACCACCGCGCTGCTGAACGGCTTCACGCCGAACTCGGTCGTGGTCGACGGACCGGTCTGCATCGGCAATTGGTGCCCGCAGAACTATGGCCATTCCTATTCAGGTTCGGTGACGCTGACCCAGGCGATCACGCGCTCGATCAACGTCGTGCCGGTGAAGCTGTCGATCGAGATCGGCCGCCGGGAGCAGCCGAAGGCGCCGAACCCGGCCAAGATCGGCCGCGCCAAGATCGTCGAGGTCGCGCGCCGCTTCGGCCTCAAGGCGCCCCTGCCCGACACGCCGTCGCTGCCGATCGGCTCGGACGAAGTCACCGTGCTCGAGCATGCGGTGGCGTATGCGACTTTCCCGAACCGCGGCAAGGCGGTGACGCCGCACGCGGTGCTGGAGGTGCGCACCGGCGCCGGTGATCTGGTCTGGCGCTGGGACCGCGACGGTCCGAAACCGAAACAGGCGATTCCGCCGAACATCGCCGCCGACATGGCGGGCATGATGAGCCACGTCGTCAGCGAAGGCACGGCGCGCCGCGCCGCGCTCGACGGCATTCCGACCGCGGGCAAGACCGGCACCACCAATGCGTATCGCGACGCCTGGTTCGTCGGCTATACCGGCAACTTCACCTGCGCGGTCTGGTACGGCAATGACGACTACTCGCCGACCAACCGCATGACCGGCGGCTCGCTGCCGGCGCAGACCTGGCACGACATCATGGTGGCGGCGCATCAGGGCGTCGAGGTGCGCGAAATTCCCGGCGTCGGCATGGGCCAGAAGCTGCCGCGCGAGCAGGTCGCCAACGCGCAGGCCAATGCGGCACCGAAGGTGCTGGAGACCAGGCCCGGTCCGCCGCCGGTGCTGACCAAGCGCGGTGCCGACATCCTGGTGCGCGTCGAGAAGCTGCTCGACGAGGCCGCCAAGACCGCGAACAAATCGGCCGCCGACGACAGCAAGCCGGCCACGCCGTCCTCGTCGACGAGCGCGCTCGCCTTCCCGCAGAATTATGCGGAAGAGAACGCAAATGCCTCCGCCCCGCGCAAGAACTGA
- a CDS encoding MFS transporter: MCIGQIGNLLPHVTLSANLAQHLMPAWGLSAAEGGLMASGYAFGYMLAVPVLTTLTDRIDARLVLLWGSIVSGLATAAFGIFAQGFWSGTAIWSLAGVGFAGAYMPGLKALTDRLPAGDTSRAVTLYTSSFSLGVGVSFLVAQIVADRWGWRAAFLVTGFGPVAMVVACLLMKGQQPAPKAGRLLNFTPVFANREALGYILGYGAHCFELYGIRTWLVGFWTFVVAHQGAPSWLSPVALSFCFAVISMPASILGNEAALKFGRHRAITVVMIASACVALVIGLNSTAPGWMLALLLLVYGLTVPADSGALTAGMSAAATSEHRGATLALHSTVGFGLSALGAWGTGAALDMAGGPQSATGWLLAFIVLAAGIAVGPLALLWSRMAQPGKRRSSIISN, translated from the coding sequence ATGTGCATCGGGCAGATTGGCAACCTGCTGCCGCATGTGACGCTGTCTGCAAATCTGGCGCAGCACCTGATGCCGGCCTGGGGACTTTCCGCGGCTGAAGGCGGCCTGATGGCAAGTGGTTATGCGTTCGGCTACATGCTGGCAGTGCCCGTGCTGACGACGTTGACCGACCGGATCGATGCCCGGCTTGTCCTGCTCTGGGGCTCGATCGTCAGTGGGCTGGCGACCGCAGCGTTCGGCATCTTCGCCCAAGGGTTCTGGTCGGGCACCGCGATCTGGTCGCTTGCAGGAGTTGGATTCGCCGGCGCCTACATGCCCGGCCTGAAGGCGCTGACCGACCGGCTTCCCGCCGGCGACACATCGCGGGCCGTCACTCTCTACACGTCGAGCTTCTCGCTCGGTGTCGGCGTCTCGTTCCTGGTGGCCCAGATTGTCGCAGACCGCTGGGGGTGGCGGGCTGCTTTTCTCGTCACAGGCTTTGGTCCCGTGGCGATGGTGGTCGCGTGTCTCTTGATGAAAGGGCAGCAGCCTGCTCCGAAGGCGGGACGATTGTTGAACTTCACGCCAGTTTTCGCGAATCGTGAAGCGCTCGGCTACATCCTCGGCTACGGCGCCCACTGCTTCGAGCTCTACGGCATCCGCACCTGGCTGGTGGGGTTCTGGACGTTCGTCGTCGCTCATCAAGGTGCGCCCTCATGGTTGAGCCCCGTTGCGCTGAGTTTCTGCTTCGCGGTGATCTCGATGCCCGCAAGCATCCTCGGCAACGAAGCCGCGCTGAAATTCGGCCGGCATCGCGCGATCACGGTTGTGATGATCGCATCGGCCTGCGTTGCGCTCGTCATCGGGCTCAACTCCACGGCACCCGGGTGGATGCTCGCGCTGCTGCTGCTCGTCTATGGCCTGACGGTGCCGGCGGATTCAGGCGCGCTGACAGCGGGCATGTCGGCGGCCGCAACCTCCGAACATCGCGGCGCGACGCTTGCTCTGCACTCCACGGTGGGCTTTGGTCTGTCAGCACTCGGCGCGTGGGGGACCGGCGCCGCGCTCGACATGGCCGGCGGTCCGCAGAGTGCGACGGGCTGGCTGCTCGCATTCATCGTCCTCGCGGCCGGAATTGCGGTGGGACCGCTCGCGCTGCTCTGGTCCCGGATGGCCCAGCCCGGAAAGCGGCGATCCAGCATAATTTCAAACTGA
- a CDS encoding YcgN family cysteine cluster protein, giving the protein MTAAPKRPSGQEGFFWKTKTLEEMSEAEWESLCDGCGRCCLNKLEDEDTGQIYFTHVGCKLLDAGTCACKDYPNRSDKVPDCVRLTPANVRTLNWLPPSCGYKLVAEGRDLYWWHPLVSGDPNTVHEAGVSVRGRVESSEEDIPDEELEDHIVQWPAVLPKRARLKRRPKD; this is encoded by the coding sequence ATGACCGCAGCTCCCAAACGACCTTCCGGCCAGGAGGGATTCTTCTGGAAAACCAAGACTTTGGAAGAGATGTCGGAGGCCGAATGGGAGAGCCTGTGCGACGGCTGCGGCCGTTGCTGCCTGAACAAGCTCGAGGACGAGGACACCGGCCAGATCTATTTCACCCATGTCGGCTGCAAACTGCTCGATGCCGGAACCTGCGCCTGCAAGGACTACCCGAATCGGTCCGACAAGGTTCCCGACTGCGTCCGCCTGACGCCCGCCAACGTCCGCACCCTGAACTGGCTGCCGCCGAGCTGCGGCTACAAGCTCGTCGCCGAGGGGCGCGACCTCTATTGGTGGCATCCGCTGGTCTCCGGCGATCCCAACACCGTGCATGAGGCCGGCGTCTCCGTGCGCGGCCGGGTCGAGAGCAGTGAGGAGGACATCCCGGACGAGGAGCTCGAGGACCACATCGTGCAATGGCCCGCCGTGCTGCCGAAACGCGCGCGCCTGAAGCGACGCCCGAAGGATTGA
- a CDS encoding DUF1254 domain-containing protein — protein MIRLLFTIVAGVVLGLVVHLVSVLALPRIATQDAYSRLTPMTKLNGVTQLPLADPQTSPMPFMDPAFAIAICRYDLSNGPIKLTVPVSQAYTSVSFYTRNEIAYYAINDRSAGKKVIELDLMTEPQHNELPEDEEITAADRLIIDSPTTTGLIVMKALAAEPGLMPQAQATLAAASCGPQTEPPAKAEAPRGRR, from the coding sequence ATGATCCGCCTCTTGTTCACCATCGTCGCGGGCGTGGTGCTGGGCCTCGTGGTTCATCTCGTCAGCGTGCTGGCGCTGCCGCGGATCGCGACGCAGGACGCCTATTCGCGGCTGACACCGATGACCAAGCTCAACGGCGTCACCCAGCTTCCCCTCGCCGATCCGCAGACCTCGCCGATGCCGTTCATGGACCCGGCCTTCGCGATCGCGATCTGCCGCTACGACCTGTCGAATGGTCCAATCAAGCTGACCGTGCCGGTGAGCCAGGCCTACACCTCGGTGTCGTTCTACACCCGCAACGAGATCGCCTATTACGCCATCAACGACCGCTCGGCCGGCAAGAAGGTGATCGAGCTCGACCTGATGACCGAGCCGCAGCACAACGAGCTGCCCGAGGACGAAGAGATCACCGCCGCCGACCGCCTGATCATCGATTCCCCAACGACGACGGGCCTGATCGTGATGAAGGCGCTCGCCGCCGAGCCCGGCCTGATGCCGCAGGCGCAGGCGACGCTTGCGGCTGCGAGTTGTGGACCGCAGACCGAGCCGCCGGCCAAGGCGGAAGCGCCGCGCGGCCGGCGCTGA